The following coding sequences lie in one Ictalurus furcatus strain D&B chromosome 7, Billie_1.0, whole genome shotgun sequence genomic window:
- the acvr1l gene encoding activin receptor type-1 isoform X2, whose amino-acid sequence MGHRCTRVLFLVLLQALRTLAEDGSIECVCVGRDCMAQQCKGDQCYSSVTLRDDVPSFHRGCLIGPDSRSLTCLTSPSASHAVECCARPMCNANVSVDSLIQLLLRNPEGEPMRYSVETLVLLVLVPFGVLVLLAVLAVPVCRRLHPRQLERLHEFDTEQGAIDGLIASNVGDSTLADLLDHSCTSGSGSGLPFLVQRTVARQISLVECVGKGRYGEVWRGQWQGENVAVKIFSSRDEKSWFRETEIYNTVLLRHENILGFMASDMTSRNSSTQLWLITHYHEHGSLYDYLQRTAVSAADALNIAASVASGLVHLHTEILGTEGKPAIAHRDLKSKNILVKKDMRCCIADLGLAVTHTQADNQLDVGNNPKVGTKRYMAPEVLDETIQMDCFDAYKRVDIWAFGLVLWEIARRTYSNGIVEDYKPPFYDLVPNDPSFEDMRKVVCVEQQRPFIPNRWFSDPERQSRHGGA is encoded by the exons ATGGGTCATCGCTGCACCCGAGTCCTTTTCCTCGTGCTGCTCCAGGCGCTGCGGACGTTAGCCGAAG atgGCTCCatcgagtgtgtgtgcgtgggcaGAGACTGCATGGCACAGCAGTGTAAAGGCGACCAGTGCTATTCCTCCGTGACCCTCAGAGACGACGTGCCCTCGTTCCACCGCGGCTGCCTGATCGGCCCCGACAGCAGGAGCCTGACCTGCTTGACTTCTCCTTCAGCCAGCCACGCGGTAGAATGCTGCGCTCGGCCCATGTGCAACGCCAACGTCTCGGTGGACTCTCTGATTCAGCTGCTGCTCAGAA ATCCAGAAGGAGAACCCATGCGGTACAGTGTGGAGACTCTGGTACTTTTGGTCCTGGTTCCTTTCGGCGTGTTGGTGCTGCTCGCCGTGCTGGCCGTGCCTGTGTGCCGGCGCCTGCACCCACGCCAACTGGAGCGACTGCACGAGTTCGACACGGAGCAGGGCGCCATCGACGGCCTCATCGCCTCCAACGTGGGCGACAGCACCCTGGCG GACCTGCTGGATCATTCCTGCACGTCAGGCAGCGGCTCAGGCCTGCCGTTCCTGGTGCAGAGGACAGTAGCGCGCCAGATCAGCCTGGTGGAGTGCGTTG GGAAAGGACGGTAtggagaggtgtggagaggacaGTGGCAGGGAGAGAACGTAGCTGTGAAAATTTTCTCCTCCAGGGACGAGAAGTCGTGGTTTCGGGAAACAGAAATCTACAATACGGTTCTGTTACGGCACGAAAATATATTAG GGTTCATGGCGTCAGACATGACGTCCCGCAACTCGAGCACTCAGCTGTGGTTGATCACGCACTACCACGAGCACGGCTCGCTGTATGATTACCTGCAGCGCACCGCTGTGTCTGCGGCCGACGCCCTGAACATAGCCGCCTCGGTGGCCAGCGGCCTGGTGCACCTGCACACCGAGATCCTGGGCACAGAGGGCAAGCCGGCCATCGCCCACCGCGACCTCAAGAGCAAAAATATCCTGGTGAAGAAGGACATGCGCTGCTGCATTGCTGACCtcg gtcTGGCAGTCACTCACACGCAAGCAGACAATCAGCTCGACGTAGGTAACAACCCCAAAGTGGGCACCAAGCGCTACATGGCCCCGGAGGTGCTAGATGAGACGATTCAGATGGACTGCTTTGATGCCTATAAGAGAGTGGACATCTGGGCGTTTGGCTTGGTGCTGTGGGAGATTGCCCGACGCACCTACAGTAACG GGATTGTAGAGGACTACAAGCCTCCATTCTATGACCTGGTACCCAACGACCCCAGCTTTGAGGACATGCGCAAAGTGGTGTGTGTGGAGCAGCAAAGGCCCTTCATCCCCAATCGCTGGTTCTCTGATCCG gaaaGACAATCTCGCCATGGAGGAGCGTGA
- the acvr1l gene encoding activin receptor type-1 isoform X1 produces MGHRCTRVLFLVLLQALRTLAEDGSIECVCVGRDCMAQQCKGDQCYSSVTLRDDVPSFHRGCLIGPDSRSLTCLTSPSASHAVECCARPMCNANVSVDSLIQLLLRNPEGEPMRYSVETLVLLVLVPFGVLVLLAVLAVPVCRRLHPRQLERLHEFDTEQGAIDGLIASNVGDSTLADLLDHSCTSGSGSGLPFLVQRTVARQISLVECVGKGRYGEVWRGQWQGENVAVKIFSSRDEKSWFRETEIYNTVLLRHENILGFMASDMTSRNSSTQLWLITHYHEHGSLYDYLQRTAVSAADALNIAASVASGLVHLHTEILGTEGKPAIAHRDLKSKNILVKKDMRCCIADLGLAVTHTQADNQLDVGNNPKVGTKRYMAPEVLDETIQMDCFDAYKRVDIWAFGLVLWEIARRTYSNGIVEDYKPPFYDLVPNDPSFEDMRKVVCVEQQRPFIPNRWFSDPTLSALVKLMKECWYQNPSARLTALRIKKTLDKILSSLEKGKPDC; encoded by the exons ATGGGTCATCGCTGCACCCGAGTCCTTTTCCTCGTGCTGCTCCAGGCGCTGCGGACGTTAGCCGAAG atgGCTCCatcgagtgtgtgtgcgtgggcaGAGACTGCATGGCACAGCAGTGTAAAGGCGACCAGTGCTATTCCTCCGTGACCCTCAGAGACGACGTGCCCTCGTTCCACCGCGGCTGCCTGATCGGCCCCGACAGCAGGAGCCTGACCTGCTTGACTTCTCCTTCAGCCAGCCACGCGGTAGAATGCTGCGCTCGGCCCATGTGCAACGCCAACGTCTCGGTGGACTCTCTGATTCAGCTGCTGCTCAGAA ATCCAGAAGGAGAACCCATGCGGTACAGTGTGGAGACTCTGGTACTTTTGGTCCTGGTTCCTTTCGGCGTGTTGGTGCTGCTCGCCGTGCTGGCCGTGCCTGTGTGCCGGCGCCTGCACCCACGCCAACTGGAGCGACTGCACGAGTTCGACACGGAGCAGGGCGCCATCGACGGCCTCATCGCCTCCAACGTGGGCGACAGCACCCTGGCG GACCTGCTGGATCATTCCTGCACGTCAGGCAGCGGCTCAGGCCTGCCGTTCCTGGTGCAGAGGACAGTAGCGCGCCAGATCAGCCTGGTGGAGTGCGTTG GGAAAGGACGGTAtggagaggtgtggagaggacaGTGGCAGGGAGAGAACGTAGCTGTGAAAATTTTCTCCTCCAGGGACGAGAAGTCGTGGTTTCGGGAAACAGAAATCTACAATACGGTTCTGTTACGGCACGAAAATATATTAG GGTTCATGGCGTCAGACATGACGTCCCGCAACTCGAGCACTCAGCTGTGGTTGATCACGCACTACCACGAGCACGGCTCGCTGTATGATTACCTGCAGCGCACCGCTGTGTCTGCGGCCGACGCCCTGAACATAGCCGCCTCGGTGGCCAGCGGCCTGGTGCACCTGCACACCGAGATCCTGGGCACAGAGGGCAAGCCGGCCATCGCCCACCGCGACCTCAAGAGCAAAAATATCCTGGTGAAGAAGGACATGCGCTGCTGCATTGCTGACCtcg gtcTGGCAGTCACTCACACGCAAGCAGACAATCAGCTCGACGTAGGTAACAACCCCAAAGTGGGCACCAAGCGCTACATGGCCCCGGAGGTGCTAGATGAGACGATTCAGATGGACTGCTTTGATGCCTATAAGAGAGTGGACATCTGGGCGTTTGGCTTGGTGCTGTGGGAGATTGCCCGACGCACCTACAGTAACG GGATTGTAGAGGACTACAAGCCTCCATTCTATGACCTGGTACCCAACGACCCCAGCTTTGAGGACATGCGCAAAGTGGTGTGTGTGGAGCAGCAAAGGCCCTTCATCCCCAATCGCTGGTTCTCTGATCCG ACTCTCTCGGCCCTGGTGAAGCTGATGAAAGAGTGCTGGTACCAGAACCCGTCGGCCCGACTGACTGCGCTGCGCATTAAAAAGACCCTGGATAAAATCCTCAGCTCGTTAGAGAAGGGAAAACCGGACTGCTGA
- the acvr1l gene encoding activin receptor type-1 isoform X3: MDPYRCVPPPGKGRYGEVWRGQWQGENVAVKIFSSRDEKSWFRETEIYNTVLLRHENILGFMASDMTSRNSSTQLWLITHYHEHGSLYDYLQRTAVSAADALNIAASVASGLVHLHTEILGTEGKPAIAHRDLKSKNILVKKDMRCCIADLGLAVTHTQADNQLDVGNNPKVGTKRYMAPEVLDETIQMDCFDAYKRVDIWAFGLVLWEIARRTYSNGIVEDYKPPFYDLVPNDPSFEDMRKVVCVEQQRPFIPNRWFSDPTLSALVKLMKECWYQNPSARLTALRIKKTLDKILSSLEKGKPDC, from the exons ATGGATCCATACAGATGCGTTCCTCCACCAGGGAAAGGACGGTAtggagaggtgtggagaggacaGTGGCAGGGAGAGAACGTAGCTGTGAAAATTTTCTCCTCCAGGGACGAGAAGTCGTGGTTTCGGGAAACAGAAATCTACAATACGGTTCTGTTACGGCACGAAAATATATTAG GGTTCATGGCGTCAGACATGACGTCCCGCAACTCGAGCACTCAGCTGTGGTTGATCACGCACTACCACGAGCACGGCTCGCTGTATGATTACCTGCAGCGCACCGCTGTGTCTGCGGCCGACGCCCTGAACATAGCCGCCTCGGTGGCCAGCGGCCTGGTGCACCTGCACACCGAGATCCTGGGCACAGAGGGCAAGCCGGCCATCGCCCACCGCGACCTCAAGAGCAAAAATATCCTGGTGAAGAAGGACATGCGCTGCTGCATTGCTGACCtcg gtcTGGCAGTCACTCACACGCAAGCAGACAATCAGCTCGACGTAGGTAACAACCCCAAAGTGGGCACCAAGCGCTACATGGCCCCGGAGGTGCTAGATGAGACGATTCAGATGGACTGCTTTGATGCCTATAAGAGAGTGGACATCTGGGCGTTTGGCTTGGTGCTGTGGGAGATTGCCCGACGCACCTACAGTAACG GGATTGTAGAGGACTACAAGCCTCCATTCTATGACCTGGTACCCAACGACCCCAGCTTTGAGGACATGCGCAAAGTGGTGTGTGTGGAGCAGCAAAGGCCCTTCATCCCCAATCGCTGGTTCTCTGATCCG ACTCTCTCGGCCCTGGTGAAGCTGATGAAAGAGTGCTGGTACCAGAACCCGTCGGCCCGACTGACTGCGCTGCGCATTAAAAAGACCCTGGATAAAATCCTCAGCTCGTTAGAGAAGGGAAAACCGGACTGCTGA